From Pan troglodytes isolate AG18354 chromosome 9, NHGRI_mPanTro3-v2.0_pri, whole genome shotgun sequence, the proteins below share one genomic window:
- the MS4A6A gene encoding membrane-spanning 4-domains subfamily A member 6A isoform X4 codes for MVFLKLLEVYRKGSAGTFHKSPIFGNTIMTSQPVPNETIIVLPSNVINFSQAEKSEPTNQGQDSLKKHLHTEIKVIGFIISGSLSIATEKRLTKLLVHSSLVGSILSALSALVGFIILSVKLATLNPASLQCELDKNNIPTRSYVSYYYDSLYTTDCYTAKASLAGTLSLMLICTLLEFCLAVLTAVLRWKQAYSDFPGSVLFLPHSYIGNSGMSSKMTQNRGYEELLTS; via the exons ATGGTTTTTCTGAAGTTGCTAGAAGTTTACAGAAAAGGAAGTGCAGGAACATTTCACAAATCTCCAATCT TTGGCAACACCATCATGACATCACAACCTGTTCCCAATGAGACCATCATAGTGCTCCCATCAAATGTCATCAACTTCTCCCAAGCAGAGAAATCTGAACCCACCAACCAGGGGCAGGATAGCCTGAAGAAACATCTACACACAGAAATCAAAGTTATTGGG TTTATCATCTCTGGCTCTCTATCAATCGCCACAGAGAAAAGGTTAACCAAGCTTTTG GTGCATAGCAGCCTGGTTGGAAGCATTCTGAGTGCTCTGTCTGCCCTGGTGGGTTTCATTATCCTGTCTGTCAAACTGGCCACCTTAAATCCTGCCTCACTGCAGTGTGAGTTGGACAAAAATAATATACCAACAAGAAGTTATGTTTCTTACTATTATGATTCACTTTATACCACGGACTGCTATACAGCCAAAGCCAGTCTGGCT GGAACTCTCTCTCTGATGTTGATTTGCACTCTGCTGGAATTCTGCCTAGCTGTGCTCACTGCTGTGCTGCGGTGGAAACAGGCTTACTCTGACTTCCCTGGG aGTGTACTTTTCCTGCCTCACAGTTACATCGGTAATTCTGGCATGTCCTCAAAAATGACTCAGAACCGTGGATATGAAGAACTATTGACTTcttaa
- the MS4A6A gene encoding membrane-spanning 4-domains subfamily A member 6A isoform X3, with protein MTSQPVPNETIIVLPSNVINFSQAEKSEPTNQGQDSLKKHLHTEIKVIGTIQILCGMMVLSLGIILASASFSPNFTQVTSTLLNSAYPFIGPFFFIISGSLSIATEKRLTKLLVHSSLVGSILSALSALVGFIILSVKLATLNPASLQCELDKNNIPTRSYVSYYYDSLYTTDCYTAKASLAGTLSLMLICTLLEFCLAVLTAVLRWKQAYSDFPGSVLFLPHSYIGNSGMSSKMTQNRGYEELLTS; from the exons ATGACATCACAACCTGTTCCCAATGAGACCATCATAGTGCTCCCATCAAATGTCATCAACTTCTCCCAAGCAGAGAAATCTGAACCCACCAACCAGGGGCAGGATAGCCTGAAGAAACATCTACACACAGAAATCAAAGTTATTGGG ACTATCCAGATCTTGTGTGGCATGATGGTATTGAGCTTGGGGATCATTTTGGCATCTGCTTCCTTCTCTCCAAATTTTACCCAAGTGACTTCTACACTGTTGAACTCTGCTTACCCATTCATAGGACCCTTTTTT TTTATCATCTCTGGCTCTCTATCAATCGCCACAGAGAAAAGGTTAACCAAGCTTTTG GTGCATAGCAGCCTGGTTGGAAGCATTCTGAGTGCTCTGTCTGCCCTGGTGGGTTTCATTATCCTGTCTGTCAAACTGGCCACCTTAAATCCTGCCTCACTGCAGTGTGAGTTGGACAAAAATAATATACCAACAAGAAGTTATGTTTCTTACTATTATGATTCACTTTATACCACGGACTGCTATACAGCCAAAGCCAGTCTGGCT GGAACTCTCTCTCTGATGTTGATTTGCACTCTGCTGGAATTCTGCCTAGCTGTGCTCACTGCTGTGCTGCGGTGGAAACAGGCTTACTCTGACTTCCCTGGG aGTGTACTTTTCCTGCCTCACAGTTACATCGGTAATTCTGGCATGTCCTCAAAAATGACTCAGAACCGTGGATATGAAGAACTATTGACTTcttaa
- the MS4A6A gene encoding membrane-spanning 4-domains subfamily A member 6A isoform X1 has product MVFLKLLEVYRKGSAGTFHKSPIFGNTIMTSQPVPNETIIVLPSNVINFSQAEKSEPTNQGQDSLKKHLHTEIKVIGTIQILCGMMVLSLGIILASASFSPNFTQVTSTLLNSAYPFIGPFFFIISGSLSIATEKRLTKLLVHSSLVGSILSALSALVGFIILSVKLATLNPASLQCELDKNNIPTRSYVSYYYDSLYTTDCYTAKASLAGTLSLMLICTLLEFCLAVLTAVLRWKQAYSDFPGSVLFLPHSYIGNSGMSSKMTQNRGYEELLTS; this is encoded by the exons ATGGTTTTTCTGAAGTTGCTAGAAGTTTACAGAAAAGGAAGTGCAGGAACATTTCACAAATCTCCAATCT TTGGCAACACCATCATGACATCACAACCTGTTCCCAATGAGACCATCATAGTGCTCCCATCAAATGTCATCAACTTCTCCCAAGCAGAGAAATCTGAACCCACCAACCAGGGGCAGGATAGCCTGAAGAAACATCTACACACAGAAATCAAAGTTATTGGG ACTATCCAGATCTTGTGTGGCATGATGGTATTGAGCTTGGGGATCATTTTGGCATCTGCTTCCTTCTCTCCAAATTTTACCCAAGTGACTTCTACACTGTTGAACTCTGCTTACCCATTCATAGGACCCTTTTTT TTTATCATCTCTGGCTCTCTATCAATCGCCACAGAGAAAAGGTTAACCAAGCTTTTG GTGCATAGCAGCCTGGTTGGAAGCATTCTGAGTGCTCTGTCTGCCCTGGTGGGTTTCATTATCCTGTCTGTCAAACTGGCCACCTTAAATCCTGCCTCACTGCAGTGTGAGTTGGACAAAAATAATATACCAACAAGAAGTTATGTTTCTTACTATTATGATTCACTTTATACCACGGACTGCTATACAGCCAAAGCCAGTCTGGCT GGAACTCTCTCTCTGATGTTGATTTGCACTCTGCTGGAATTCTGCCTAGCTGTGCTCACTGCTGTGCTGCGGTGGAAACAGGCTTACTCTGACTTCCCTGGG aGTGTACTTTTCCTGCCTCACAGTTACATCGGTAATTCTGGCATGTCCTCAAAAATGACTCAGAACCGTGGATATGAAGAACTATTGACTTcttaa
- the MS4A6A gene encoding membrane-spanning 4-domains subfamily A member 6A isoform X2 encodes MVFLKLLEVYRKGSAGTFHKSPIFGNTIMTSQPVPNETIIVLPSNVINFSQAEKSEPTNQGQDSLKKHLHTEIKVIGTIQILCGMMVLSLGIILASASFSPNFTQVTSTLLNSAYPFIGPFFVHSSLVGSILSALSALVGFIILSVKLATLNPASLQCELDKNNIPTRSYVSYYYDSLYTTDCYTAKASLAGTLSLMLICTLLEFCLAVLTAVLRWKQAYSDFPGSVLFLPHSYIGNSGMSSKMTQNRGYEELLTS; translated from the exons ATGGTTTTTCTGAAGTTGCTAGAAGTTTACAGAAAAGGAAGTGCAGGAACATTTCACAAATCTCCAATCT TTGGCAACACCATCATGACATCACAACCTGTTCCCAATGAGACCATCATAGTGCTCCCATCAAATGTCATCAACTTCTCCCAAGCAGAGAAATCTGAACCCACCAACCAGGGGCAGGATAGCCTGAAGAAACATCTACACACAGAAATCAAAGTTATTGGG ACTATCCAGATCTTGTGTGGCATGATGGTATTGAGCTTGGGGATCATTTTGGCATCTGCTTCCTTCTCTCCAAATTTTACCCAAGTGACTTCTACACTGTTGAACTCTGCTTACCCATTCATAGGACCCTTTTTT GTGCATAGCAGCCTGGTTGGAAGCATTCTGAGTGCTCTGTCTGCCCTGGTGGGTTTCATTATCCTGTCTGTCAAACTGGCCACCTTAAATCCTGCCTCACTGCAGTGTGAGTTGGACAAAAATAATATACCAACAAGAAGTTATGTTTCTTACTATTATGATTCACTTTATACCACGGACTGCTATACAGCCAAAGCCAGTCTGGCT GGAACTCTCTCTCTGATGTTGATTTGCACTCTGCTGGAATTCTGCCTAGCTGTGCTCACTGCTGTGCTGCGGTGGAAACAGGCTTACTCTGACTTCCCTGGG aGTGTACTTTTCCTGCCTCACAGTTACATCGGTAATTCTGGCATGTCCTCAAAAATGACTCAGAACCGTGGATATGAAGAACTATTGACTTcttaa
- the MS4A6A gene encoding membrane-spanning 4-domains subfamily A member 6A isoform X5: MVFLKLLEVYRKGSAGTFHKSPIFGNTIMTSQPVPNETIIVLPSNVINFSQAEKSEPTNQGQDSLKKHLHTEIKVIGVHSSLVGSILSALSALVGFIILSVKLATLNPASLQCELDKNNIPTRSYVSYYYDSLYTTDCYTAKASLAGTLSLMLICTLLEFCLAVLTAVLRWKQAYSDFPGSVLFLPHSYIGNSGMSSKMTQNRGYEELLTS; encoded by the exons ATGGTTTTTCTGAAGTTGCTAGAAGTTTACAGAAAAGGAAGTGCAGGAACATTTCACAAATCTCCAATCT TTGGCAACACCATCATGACATCACAACCTGTTCCCAATGAGACCATCATAGTGCTCCCATCAAATGTCATCAACTTCTCCCAAGCAGAGAAATCTGAACCCACCAACCAGGGGCAGGATAGCCTGAAGAAACATCTACACACAGAAATCAAAGTTATTGGG GTGCATAGCAGCCTGGTTGGAAGCATTCTGAGTGCTCTGTCTGCCCTGGTGGGTTTCATTATCCTGTCTGTCAAACTGGCCACCTTAAATCCTGCCTCACTGCAGTGTGAGTTGGACAAAAATAATATACCAACAAGAAGTTATGTTTCTTACTATTATGATTCACTTTATACCACGGACTGCTATACAGCCAAAGCCAGTCTGGCT GGAACTCTCTCTCTGATGTTGATTTGCACTCTGCTGGAATTCTGCCTAGCTGTGCTCACTGCTGTGCTGCGGTGGAAACAGGCTTACTCTGACTTCCCTGGG aGTGTACTTTTCCTGCCTCACAGTTACATCGGTAATTCTGGCATGTCCTCAAAAATGACTCAGAACCGTGGATATGAAGAACTATTGACTTcttaa